One segment of Chelmon rostratus isolate fCheRos1 chromosome 17, fCheRos1.pri, whole genome shotgun sequence DNA contains the following:
- the arhgap23a gene encoding rho GTPase-activating protein 23 isoform X6 yields MHLDLQRWWSMLSVWPAKGRRDGLSSAGDNPRPPMATRPGREGVGWKGPRTLVLHKNSQGFGFTLRHFIVYPPESALHTNLKDEENGNGKGYQKGRMEPMDTIFVKSVREKGPAHQAGLCTGDRLVKVNGESVLGKTYSQVIALIQNSESVLELSIMPKDEDVLQLAYSQDAYLTGNEPYSGGAENLPPPPPLCYPRSKVTPPAGAPTSAPMGQNQLDNWSRWPGSSSPSSPLDNRSAVGSPASWQEGRAGEPGGVGHSSPAHRTEEIQYGMTSQQPQGQTRGRSYSSSSSSGGLLSSPLQVHYPNHHAASSSQAQPRKSSSAWTSPPLPQLSHSRNERCQQALSDWYYNQMPERSGRSMQTRHRSYSQDRLSETRRQQQRAGGWPHSASQDTLLLLQQSGPGPHGEPYWSYGDWEGGPGRGHPASNYTRTRSENLLAQYDRHGRSLEMLDRAAAGLVSPRFERPSWLQQAPQPPPRTDAYPRQGSHYGAAQAPAMSRQSHSKHHPQTHTQAHSQPQPQQAAPQNRRLPPGQSMDDQPVGYRSYSPSFYRKTGRIMQQAHSFRDPSYSGPHLNWNPTPKSPPEGTAAPLTASTASPHASATPESQDRAYRPTNHERERGSVEGQAEVVAQTQEVVLRQKPPTGRRNAHGMRHPHYALPMDGLEPSLFSPDPQDSAPAPGSTGDVAPRKPNGNLAPLPIEDDSLASIPFIDEPTSPGADLRARHVPASSVVSSGMSSAPAVVTSPASPTFTFPLTRLFSHDCSSIKSSRRSSYLLAITTERSKSCDEGLNTFREEGRVFSRLPKRVKSFFTDGSLDNLGTAEEVRSKRHSTSELGNITYSDVRREGWLHFKQILTEKGKKVGSGMRPWKRVFSVLRSHSLFLYKDKREAVLRGATIGGAAEDEQPISIRGCLVDIAYSETKRKHALRLTTQDFCEYLLQAEDREDMLDWIKVIRENSKTDSEELGFSRQALINKKLNDYRKQSPTGSKPDSSPRLPRMKPPFLLAKTENAAGAPRSPKPEGKDESGPPKSPWGINIMKKTKKAGPKAFGVRLEDCQPGVNNKFIPLIVEICCGLVEDMGLEYTGIYRVPGNNAMVSMLQDQLNKGVDINPAEEKWQDLNVVSSLLKSFFRKLPEPLFTNDKYNDFIDANRMENASDRLKTMKKLIRDLPDHYYHTLKFLVGHLKTVADNSDKNKMEPRNLALVFGPTLVRTSEDNMKDMVTHMPDRYKIVETLIQHGIWFFTEELDKDEKTPVDTEDVQPAPNIDHLLSNIGRTGLLGEASDSTNSDSAKSKGSWGSKKDLSPKDFLTLSIMSAVTGRKRRKRHNARRVGSSTDDDSEHEPIKAGHLGAEEEEEAESPVGDTAPRAEGEEDDDEEEEEEDDEEVVESGVKEEVEEEVVAVVPSRPRCKEEEEAGGRQAATLLQEEEARAEVKGPVWRAPEDARSIVSGYSTLSTLGRSLGSEGRGDDADDEHSELVSETDNESGFASRSLTQERPDKHPTAPANTQPPAAPRSFLYTHYKPPTLSPTNLLAPPTALTHTPDSADRSEGGARSTTPSSSSFSSSSTTHKLHSRPSFNSHKLIQCDTLARKKLKSEKAKARSLDLLELSGAAAQGDGAGPGPDGAPKARRETSRTNPSSGSSQESLRLTRPKPALPPSEAASFTPTGPGGRSLAEQVRARLLGSADDLRSVGLRKPLSPETRRKRRAWRRHTVVASPTEASDKRPPMTVNDFPLSPIAQNQVKTPGLPLDVDGLDQGPATRQAPTSRFHQYL; encoded by the exons GATGAGGAGAACGGAAACGGAAAAG GGTACCAGAAAGGTCGAATGGAGCCGATGGACACCATATTTGTgaagagtgtgagagaaaaaggtCCGGCCCACCAGGCGGGCTTGTGCACAG GGGATCGCCTGGTGAAAGTGAACGGAGAGAGTGTGCTCGGAAAGACGTACTCGCAGGTGATAGCCCTCATTCAGAACAG CGAGAGCGTGTTGGAGCTCTCCATCATGCCAAAAGATGAAGATGTGCTTCAGTTG gCATACTCCCAGGATGCCTACTTGACAGGCAACGAACCCTACTCAGGGGGAGCTGAGAACCTCCCACCACCGCCTCCCCTCTGTTACCCACGCTCCAAGGTCACGCCCCCTGCTGGAGCCCCTACGTCTGCCCCTATGGGCCAGAACCAGCTGGATAACTGGAGTCGCTGGCCAGGCTCTTCCAGCCCATCTTCACCCCTGGACAACCGCTCTGCTGTGGGCAGCCCCGCCAGCTGGCAGGAAGGGCGGGCAGGAGAGCCAGGTGGTGTGGGGCACAGCAGCCCGGCCCACCGCACAGAGGAGATCCAGTACGGTATGACCAGCCAGCAGCCTCAGGGACAGACCAGGGGACGCTCCTACTCTTCGTCCTCCTCATCGGGAGGCCTTTTGTCCAGCCCGCTGCAGGTCCACTACCCAAACCACCACGCTGCCAGCTCCTCGCAGGCTCAGCCACGCAAGTCCAGCTCAGCCTGGACCAGTCCACCCCTGCCCCAGCTCAGCCACAGCCGCAATGAGCGCTGCCAGCAAGCCCTCTCCGACTGGTACTACAACCAGATGCCTGAACGCTCAGGACGCAGCATGCAGACCCGCCACCGCAGCTACTCTCAGGACCGGCTCAGTGAAaccaggaggcagcagcagcgggcGGGTGGCTGGCCACACAGCGCCTCCCAGGACACTCTGCTGCTACTACAGCAGTCAGGACCAGGACCCCATGGAGAGCCCTACTGGTCCTATGGAGACTGGGAAGGGGGCCCAGGTAGGGGCCATCCTGCTTCTAATTATACCCGAACACGCTCTGAAAACCTGCTGGCCCAGTACGATCGCCACGGCCGCTCGTTAGAGATGCTGGACCGAGCAGCAGCTGGACTGGTTTCGCCTCGGTTTGAGCGGCCTTCGTGGCTCCAGCAGGCTCCCCAGCCGCCCCCCAGGACTGACGCCTACCCGAGGCAGGGGAGCCATTACGGTGCAGCACAAGCTCCTGCAATGTCCCGACAGTCGCATTCTAAACACCACCCCCAGACTCACACCCAGGCCCACTCCCAGCCGCAGCCCCAGCAGGCTGCCCCCCAGAACAGGCGGCTACCCCCTGGGCAGAGCATGGACGACCAGCCGGTGGGCTACCGTAGCTACAGCCCCTCTTTTTACCGCAAGACGGGCCGCATAATGCAGCAAGCCCACTCTTTCAGGGACCCTTCGTACTCTGGCCCCCACTTGAACTGGAACCCAACCCCTAAAAGCCCCCCAGAGGGCACAGCAGCACCACTCACTGCCTCCACAGCCTCCCCCCATGCCTCCGCCACTCCCGAATCCCAGGACAGAGCGTACAGGCCAACAAACCACGAGAGGGAACGCGGGTCAGTGGAGGGGCAGGCGGAGGTGGTGGCACAGACCCAGGAAGTGGTGCTGAGGCAGAAACCTCCCACCGGGCGGAGGAACGCCCACGGTATGCGTCACCCCCACTACGCGCTGCCCATGGACGGGCTAGAAccctctttgttttctcctgaTCCCCAAGACTCAGCCCCTGCCCCTGGTTCCACAGGAGACGTAGCCCCACGCAAGCCAAACGGCAACCTCGCCCCCCTCCCCATAGAGGATGACTCCCTGGCCTCCATCCCCTTCATAG ATGAGCCGACCAGCCCCGGCGCTGATTTGCGCGCCCGCCACGTGCCGGCGTCCTCCGTGGTGTCCAGCGGCATGAGTTCGGCGCCCGCCGTGGTCACCAGCCCCGCCTCCCCCACCTTCACCTTCCCCCTCACTAGGCTCTTCTCACATGACTGCA GCAGTATTAAATCCAGTCGCCGTTCCTCCTATCTTCTAGCCATCACCACGGAGCGCTCCAAGTCATGTGACGAAGGACTCAACACGTTCAGAGAGGAAGGACGGGTCTTCTC GAGGCTGCCAAAGAGAGTGAAGAGTTTCTTCACAGACGGG tctctGGACAACCTGGGGACCGCAGAGGAGGTTCGATCTAAACGCCACTCCACCTCAGAGCTGGGAAACATCACGTACAGTGACGTACGAAGAGAAGGATGGCTGCACTTCAAACAAATCCTCACAGAGAAGGGCAAG AAGGTGGGCAGCGGCATGCGCCCGTGGAAGCGAGTCTTCTCGGTGCTTCGCTCCCATTCGCTCTTCCTCTACAAGGACAAGAGGGAGGCGGTGCTTCGCGGGGCCACGATCGGAGGCGCGGCCGAGGAcgagcagccaatcagcatccGGGGCTGCCTGGTGGACATCGCCTACAGCGAGACCAAACGAAAGCACGCGCTGCGACTGACCACCCAGGACTTCTGCGAGTACCTGCTGCAGGCGGAGGACCGCGAGGACATGCTGGACTGGATAAAGGTCATCAGGGAGAACAGCAAGACGGACAGCGAG gaGCTCGGCTTTTCCAGACAGGCTCTCATCAATAAGAAACTGAATGATTACAGAAAGCAGAG TCCAACAGGCAGCAAGCCCGACTCCTCTCCCAGGCTGCCGCGCATGAAGCCTCCCTTCCTGCTCGCCAAGACGGAAAACGCTGCCGGAGCGCCACGCTCCCCAAAACCAGAGGGCAAAG ATGAGAGCGGCCCTCCCAAGTCTCCGTGGGGAATCAACATCatgaagaagacgaagaaggcCGGGCCCAAAGCTTTCGGCGTGAGGTTGGAGGATTGTCAGCCGGGTGTAAATAACAAG TTCATCCCGCTGATCGTGGAGATCTGCTGCGGTCTGGTGGAGGACATGGGCCTGGAGTACACCGGGATCTACAGAGTCCCCGGGAACAACGCCATGGTGTCCATGCTTCAGGATCAGCTCAACAAGGGCGTCGACATCAACCCTGCAGAGGAG AAGTGGCAGGACCTCAACGTTGTCAGCAGTTTACTCAAATCCTTCTTCAGGAAACTTCCAGAGCCGCTCTTCACCAACG ACAAGTACAACGACTTCATCGACGCCAATCGGATGGAAAATGCGTCAGACAGACTAAAGACCATGAAGAAGCTg ATCCGAGACCTCCCAGATCATTACTACCACACTCTGAAGTTCCTGGTTGGTCACTTGAAGACTGTAGCCGACAACTCGGATAAAAACAAG ATGGAGCCTCGGAACCTGGCTCTGGTGTTCGGGCCGACTCTGGTCCGGACGTCGGAGGACAACATGAAAGACATGGTCACACACATGCCTGACCGCTACAAGATAGTAGAGACGCTCATCCAGCAT GGAATCTGGTTTTTCACTGAAGAGCTGGACAAGGATGAAAAG ACGCCGGTGGACACGGAGGACGTGCAGCCCGCCCCCAACATCGACCACCTGCTGTCCAACATCGGCAGGACCGGTCTGCTCGGGGAGGCCTCAG ACTCAACCAACAGTGACTCGGCTAAATCAAAG GGGTCATGGGGGTCAAAGAAAGACCTGTCACCCAAGGACTTCCTGACTCTGTCCATCATGTCAGCCGTTACGGGCCGCAAACGCAGGAAGCGCCATAACGCCCGCCGCGTGGGCAGCAGCACCGACGACGACTCGGAGCACGAGCCAATCAAAGCCGGACATCTgggtgcagaggaggaagaggaggcggagTCGCCTGTGGGAGACACTGCTCCtcgagcagagggagaggaggacgacgatgaagaagaagaggaagaggacgatGAGGAAGTTGTAGAAAGCGGAGTGAAAGAGGAGGtagaagaggaggtggtggcGGTTGTTCCCAGCCGGCCGCgctgcaaagaggaagaggaggcaggaggaaggCAGGCAGCCACGTTgttgcaggaggaggaggcgcggGCGGAAGTGAAGGGGCCAGTGTGGAGAGCCCCAGAGGATGCCCGCTCTATCGTCTCTGGCTACTCCACCCTCTCCACGTTAGGGCGGAGCCTGGGGTCAGAGGGGAGGGGCGACGACGCCGACGACGAGCACAGCGAGCTGGTGAGCGAGACGGACAACGAGAGCGGCTTCGCCTCGCGCTCCCTCACCCAGGAGAGACCCGATAAACACCCGACGGCCCCCGCGAACACACAGCCGCCAGCAGCCCCGCGCAGCTTCCTCTACACACACTACAAACCCCCCACTCTCTCGCCCACAAACCTTCTGGCCCCGCCCACGGCCCTCACACACACGCCAGACTCTGCGGACAGGAGCGAAGGAGGGGCGCGCTCCACCAcgccctcgtcctcctccttctcctcctcctccaccactcaTAAACTGCATTCGCGGCCTTCCTTCAACTCCCACAAGCTGATCCAGTGCGACACTCTGGCCAGGAAGAAGCTGAAGTCGGAGAAGGCCAAGGCTCGCTCCCTGGACCTGCTGGAGCTGTCGGGGGCGGCGGCTCAGGGCGACGGGGCGGGTCCTGGCCCAGACGGCGCACCCAAAGCGAGGAGGGAGACTTCCAGAACCAACCCCTCTTCAGGCAGCAGCCAGGAGAGCCTGCGCCTGACCCGGCCCAAGCCCGCCCTGCCGCCCAGCGAGGCCGCCTCCTTCACCCCGACCGGCCCCGGCGGCAGGTCTCTGGCCGAGCAGGTCCGCGCTCGCCTGCTGGGCTCGGCCGACGACCTGCGCAGCGTGGGACTGCGAAAACCGCTGTCGCCCGAGACACGGAGGAAGAGAAGGGCCTGGCGCAGACACACCGTGGTGGCCTCCCCGACCGAGGCGTCCGACAAGAGACCCCCAATGACTGTCAATGACTTCCCCTTGTCTCCCATCGCTCAAAACCAGGTCAAAACACCAGGGCTGCCTCTGGACGTGGACGGACTCGACCAAGGACCGGCTACACGTCAAGCACCCACCTCCAGATTCCACCAGTACCTGTGA
- the arhgap23a gene encoding rho GTPase-activating protein 23 isoform X4: MNGVAFCLVGIPPYSDNHAKGRRDGLSSAGDNPRPPMATRPGREGVGWKGPRTLVLHKNSQGFGFTLRHFIVYPPESALHTNLKDEENGNGKGYQKGRMEPMDTIFVKSVREKGPAHQAGLCTGDRLVKVNGESVLGKTYSQVIALIQNSESVLELSIMPKDEDVLQLAYSQDAYLTGNEPYSGGAENLPPPPPLCYPRSKVTPPAGAPTSAPMGQNQLDNWSRWPGSSSPSSPLDNRSAVGSPASWQEGRAGEPGGVGHSSPAHRTEEIQYGMTSQQPQGQTRGRSYSSSSSSGGLLSSPLQVHYPNHHAASSSQAQPRKSSSAWTSPPLPQLSHSRNERCQQALSDWYYNQMPERSGRSMQTRHRSYSQDRLSETRRQQQRAGGWPHSASQDTLLLLQQSGPGPHGEPYWSYGDWEGGPGRGHPASNYTRTRSENLLAQYDRHGRSLEMLDRAAAGLVSPRFERPSWLQQAPQPPPRTDAYPRQGSHYGAAQAPAMSRQSHSKHHPQTHTQAHSQPQPQQAAPQNRRLPPGQSMDDQPVGYRSYSPSFYRKTGRIMQQAHSFRDPSYSGPHLNWNPTPKSPPEGTAAPLTASTASPHASATPESQDRAYRPTNHERERGSVEGQAEVVAQTQEVVLRQKPPTGRRNAHGMRHPHYALPMDGLEPSLFSPDPQDSAPAPGSTGDVAPRKPNGNLAPLPIEDDSLASIPFIDEPTSPGADLRARHVPASSVVSSGMSSAPAVVTSPASPTFTFPLTRLFSHDCSSIKSSRRSSYLLAITTERSKSCDEGLNTFREEGRVFSRLPKRVKSFFTDGSLDNLGTAEEVRSKRHSTSELGNITYSDVRREGWLHFKQILTEKGKKVGSGMRPWKRVFSVLRSHSLFLYKDKREAVLRGATIGGAAEDEQPISIRGCLVDIAYSETKRKHALRLTTQDFCEYLLQAEDREDMLDWIKVIRENSKTDSEELGFSRQALINKKLNDYRKQSPTGSKPDSSPRLPRMKPPFLLAKTENAAGAPRSPKPEGKDESGPPKSPWGINIMKKTKKAGPKAFGVRLEDCQPGVNNKFIPLIVEICCGLVEDMGLEYTGIYRVPGNNAMVSMLQDQLNKGVDINPAEEKWQDLNVVSSLLKSFFRKLPEPLFTNDKYNDFIDANRMENASDRLKTMKKLIRDLPDHYYHTLKFLVGHLKTVADNSDKNKMEPRNLALVFGPTLVRTSEDNMKDMVTHMPDRYKIVETLIQHGIWFFTEELDKDEKTPVDTEDVQPAPNIDHLLSNIGRTGLLGEASDSTNSDSAKSKGSWGSKKDLSPKDFLTLSIMSAVTGRKRRKRHNARRVGSSTDDDSEHEPIKAGHLGAEEEEEAESPVGDTAPRAEGEEDDDEEEEEEDDEEVVESGVKEEVEEEVVAVVPSRPRCKEEEEAGGRQAATLLQEEEARAEVKGPVWRAPEDARSIVSGYSTLSTLGRSLGSEGRGDDADDEHSELVSETDNESGFASRSLTQERPDKHPTAPANTQPPAAPRSFLYTHYKPPTLSPTNLLAPPTALTHTPDSADRSEGGARSTTPSSSSFSSSSTTHKLHSRPSFNSHKLIQCDTLARKKLKSEKAKARSLDLLELSGAAAQGDGAGPGPDGAPKARRETSRTNPSSGSSQESLRLTRPKPALPPSEAASFTPTGPGGRSLAEQVRARLLGSADDLRSVGLRKPLSPETRRKRRAWRRHTVVASPTEASDKRPPMTVNDFPLSPIAQNQVKTPGLPLDVDGLDQGPATRQAPTSRFHQYL; this comes from the exons GATGAGGAGAACGGAAACGGAAAAG GGTACCAGAAAGGTCGAATGGAGCCGATGGACACCATATTTGTgaagagtgtgagagaaaaaggtCCGGCCCACCAGGCGGGCTTGTGCACAG GGGATCGCCTGGTGAAAGTGAACGGAGAGAGTGTGCTCGGAAAGACGTACTCGCAGGTGATAGCCCTCATTCAGAACAG CGAGAGCGTGTTGGAGCTCTCCATCATGCCAAAAGATGAAGATGTGCTTCAGTTG gCATACTCCCAGGATGCCTACTTGACAGGCAACGAACCCTACTCAGGGGGAGCTGAGAACCTCCCACCACCGCCTCCCCTCTGTTACCCACGCTCCAAGGTCACGCCCCCTGCTGGAGCCCCTACGTCTGCCCCTATGGGCCAGAACCAGCTGGATAACTGGAGTCGCTGGCCAGGCTCTTCCAGCCCATCTTCACCCCTGGACAACCGCTCTGCTGTGGGCAGCCCCGCCAGCTGGCAGGAAGGGCGGGCAGGAGAGCCAGGTGGTGTGGGGCACAGCAGCCCGGCCCACCGCACAGAGGAGATCCAGTACGGTATGACCAGCCAGCAGCCTCAGGGACAGACCAGGGGACGCTCCTACTCTTCGTCCTCCTCATCGGGAGGCCTTTTGTCCAGCCCGCTGCAGGTCCACTACCCAAACCACCACGCTGCCAGCTCCTCGCAGGCTCAGCCACGCAAGTCCAGCTCAGCCTGGACCAGTCCACCCCTGCCCCAGCTCAGCCACAGCCGCAATGAGCGCTGCCAGCAAGCCCTCTCCGACTGGTACTACAACCAGATGCCTGAACGCTCAGGACGCAGCATGCAGACCCGCCACCGCAGCTACTCTCAGGACCGGCTCAGTGAAaccaggaggcagcagcagcgggcGGGTGGCTGGCCACACAGCGCCTCCCAGGACACTCTGCTGCTACTACAGCAGTCAGGACCAGGACCCCATGGAGAGCCCTACTGGTCCTATGGAGACTGGGAAGGGGGCCCAGGTAGGGGCCATCCTGCTTCTAATTATACCCGAACACGCTCTGAAAACCTGCTGGCCCAGTACGATCGCCACGGCCGCTCGTTAGAGATGCTGGACCGAGCAGCAGCTGGACTGGTTTCGCCTCGGTTTGAGCGGCCTTCGTGGCTCCAGCAGGCTCCCCAGCCGCCCCCCAGGACTGACGCCTACCCGAGGCAGGGGAGCCATTACGGTGCAGCACAAGCTCCTGCAATGTCCCGACAGTCGCATTCTAAACACCACCCCCAGACTCACACCCAGGCCCACTCCCAGCCGCAGCCCCAGCAGGCTGCCCCCCAGAACAGGCGGCTACCCCCTGGGCAGAGCATGGACGACCAGCCGGTGGGCTACCGTAGCTACAGCCCCTCTTTTTACCGCAAGACGGGCCGCATAATGCAGCAAGCCCACTCTTTCAGGGACCCTTCGTACTCTGGCCCCCACTTGAACTGGAACCCAACCCCTAAAAGCCCCCCAGAGGGCACAGCAGCACCACTCACTGCCTCCACAGCCTCCCCCCATGCCTCCGCCACTCCCGAATCCCAGGACAGAGCGTACAGGCCAACAAACCACGAGAGGGAACGCGGGTCAGTGGAGGGGCAGGCGGAGGTGGTGGCACAGACCCAGGAAGTGGTGCTGAGGCAGAAACCTCCCACCGGGCGGAGGAACGCCCACGGTATGCGTCACCCCCACTACGCGCTGCCCATGGACGGGCTAGAAccctctttgttttctcctgaTCCCCAAGACTCAGCCCCTGCCCCTGGTTCCACAGGAGACGTAGCCCCACGCAAGCCAAACGGCAACCTCGCCCCCCTCCCCATAGAGGATGACTCCCTGGCCTCCATCCCCTTCATAG ATGAGCCGACCAGCCCCGGCGCTGATTTGCGCGCCCGCCACGTGCCGGCGTCCTCCGTGGTGTCCAGCGGCATGAGTTCGGCGCCCGCCGTGGTCACCAGCCCCGCCTCCCCCACCTTCACCTTCCCCCTCACTAGGCTCTTCTCACATGACTGCA GCAGTATTAAATCCAGTCGCCGTTCCTCCTATCTTCTAGCCATCACCACGGAGCGCTCCAAGTCATGTGACGAAGGACTCAACACGTTCAGAGAGGAAGGACGGGTCTTCTC GAGGCTGCCAAAGAGAGTGAAGAGTTTCTTCACAGACGGG tctctGGACAACCTGGGGACCGCAGAGGAGGTTCGATCTAAACGCCACTCCACCTCAGAGCTGGGAAACATCACGTACAGTGACGTACGAAGAGAAGGATGGCTGCACTTCAAACAAATCCTCACAGAGAAGGGCAAG AAGGTGGGCAGCGGCATGCGCCCGTGGAAGCGAGTCTTCTCGGTGCTTCGCTCCCATTCGCTCTTCCTCTACAAGGACAAGAGGGAGGCGGTGCTTCGCGGGGCCACGATCGGAGGCGCGGCCGAGGAcgagcagccaatcagcatccGGGGCTGCCTGGTGGACATCGCCTACAGCGAGACCAAACGAAAGCACGCGCTGCGACTGACCACCCAGGACTTCTGCGAGTACCTGCTGCAGGCGGAGGACCGCGAGGACATGCTGGACTGGATAAAGGTCATCAGGGAGAACAGCAAGACGGACAGCGAG gaGCTCGGCTTTTCCAGACAGGCTCTCATCAATAAGAAACTGAATGATTACAGAAAGCAGAG TCCAACAGGCAGCAAGCCCGACTCCTCTCCCAGGCTGCCGCGCATGAAGCCTCCCTTCCTGCTCGCCAAGACGGAAAACGCTGCCGGAGCGCCACGCTCCCCAAAACCAGAGGGCAAAG ATGAGAGCGGCCCTCCCAAGTCTCCGTGGGGAATCAACATCatgaagaagacgaagaaggcCGGGCCCAAAGCTTTCGGCGTGAGGTTGGAGGATTGTCAGCCGGGTGTAAATAACAAG TTCATCCCGCTGATCGTGGAGATCTGCTGCGGTCTGGTGGAGGACATGGGCCTGGAGTACACCGGGATCTACAGAGTCCCCGGGAACAACGCCATGGTGTCCATGCTTCAGGATCAGCTCAACAAGGGCGTCGACATCAACCCTGCAGAGGAG AAGTGGCAGGACCTCAACGTTGTCAGCAGTTTACTCAAATCCTTCTTCAGGAAACTTCCAGAGCCGCTCTTCACCAACG ACAAGTACAACGACTTCATCGACGCCAATCGGATGGAAAATGCGTCAGACAGACTAAAGACCATGAAGAAGCTg ATCCGAGACCTCCCAGATCATTACTACCACACTCTGAAGTTCCTGGTTGGTCACTTGAAGACTGTAGCCGACAACTCGGATAAAAACAAG ATGGAGCCTCGGAACCTGGCTCTGGTGTTCGGGCCGACTCTGGTCCGGACGTCGGAGGACAACATGAAAGACATGGTCACACACATGCCTGACCGCTACAAGATAGTAGAGACGCTCATCCAGCAT GGAATCTGGTTTTTCACTGAAGAGCTGGACAAGGATGAAAAG ACGCCGGTGGACACGGAGGACGTGCAGCCCGCCCCCAACATCGACCACCTGCTGTCCAACATCGGCAGGACCGGTCTGCTCGGGGAGGCCTCAG ACTCAACCAACAGTGACTCGGCTAAATCAAAG GGGTCATGGGGGTCAAAGAAAGACCTGTCACCCAAGGACTTCCTGACTCTGTCCATCATGTCAGCCGTTACGGGCCGCAAACGCAGGAAGCGCCATAACGCCCGCCGCGTGGGCAGCAGCACCGACGACGACTCGGAGCACGAGCCAATCAAAGCCGGACATCTgggtgcagaggaggaagaggaggcggagTCGCCTGTGGGAGACACTGCTCCtcgagcagagggagaggaggacgacgatgaagaagaagaggaagaggacgatGAGGAAGTTGTAGAAAGCGGAGTGAAAGAGGAGGtagaagaggaggtggtggcGGTTGTTCCCAGCCGGCCGCgctgcaaagaggaagaggaggcaggaggaaggCAGGCAGCCACGTTgttgcaggaggaggaggcgcggGCGGAAGTGAAGGGGCCAGTGTGGAGAGCCCCAGAGGATGCCCGCTCTATCGTCTCTGGCTACTCCACCCTCTCCACGTTAGGGCGGAGCCTGGGGTCAGAGGGGAGGGGCGACGACGCCGACGACGAGCACAGCGAGCTGGTGAGCGAGACGGACAACGAGAGCGGCTTCGCCTCGCGCTCCCTCACCCAGGAGAGACCCGATAAACACCCGACGGCCCCCGCGAACACACAGCCGCCAGCAGCCCCGCGCAGCTTCCTCTACACACACTACAAACCCCCCACTCTCTCGCCCACAAACCTTCTGGCCCCGCCCACGGCCCTCACACACACGCCAGACTCTGCGGACAGGAGCGAAGGAGGGGCGCGCTCCACCAcgccctcgtcctcctccttctcctcctcctccaccactcaTAAACTGCATTCGCGGCCTTCCTTCAACTCCCACAAGCTGATCCAGTGCGACACTCTGGCCAGGAAGAAGCTGAAGTCGGAGAAGGCCAAGGCTCGCTCCCTGGACCTGCTGGAGCTGTCGGGGGCGGCGGCTCAGGGCGACGGGGCGGGTCCTGGCCCAGACGGCGCACCCAAAGCGAGGAGGGAGACTTCCAGAACCAACCCCTCTTCAGGCAGCAGCCAGGAGAGCCTGCGCCTGACCCGGCCCAAGCCCGCCCTGCCGCCCAGCGAGGCCGCCTCCTTCACCCCGACCGGCCCCGGCGGCAGGTCTCTGGCCGAGCAGGTCCGCGCTCGCCTGCTGGGCTCGGCCGACGACCTGCGCAGCGTGGGACTGCGAAAACCGCTGTCGCCCGAGACACGGAGGAAGAGAAGGGCCTGGCGCAGACACACCGTGGTGGCCTCCCCGACCGAGGCGTCCGACAAGAGACCCCCAATGACTGTCAATGACTTCCCCTTGTCTCCCATCGCTCAAAACCAGGTCAAAACACCAGGGCTGCCTCTGGACGTGGACGGACTCGACCAAGGACCGGCTACACGTCAAGCACCCACCTCCAGATTCCACCAGTACCTGTGA